tgcaattacaaaagcattcagatgcaggtgctggtttgaaaactgtagaatatttatcatgggacaaccccattaaataatcatttctgtcTAAACAATGATCTGCTCTCCAGAAACAATGAATATGTATGGGAATGAACGATCTTTTGAGGAatcactcatcctcatacagcgGAGGTGActgctgtatgtaaatgcagctttcaccTCCTGTAATGAGCAGGCAATAATCGCTAATGAACTGTTGGCTCACGATTAGTTCAGAGAAAATTTGATTAGCTGCAAAGCCTAATTTcttcgtgctttgtggtagcgaatagATTTTCCCTTAATggcggtaaaaaacaaaaaaatcatactgaCCATCTATTTTCTCGTGCCGGCCCAGCCAccgccatcttgtttgaagatcttgcatgaaatcccgtgcgcggtgacgtatgatgaTATTTTGTGCcacatcttcaatcaagatggcggtggctggcccattgcgagcaaatggatgaggttaagattaatttttttaatttttattttacactatgTTATTactatcagatgccgcaatcagctataaacgtggcatctgaggggtacaatgacgggggcagtTCAATCGCCGCTCCCTATAATTTtatccactacttacaaagaaatgtgcttcatggCGAAGTAGTTCGCCCCAAAgcgaaattttgggcaaaattcggcaaagcagccaaatcgaatttttgaatacttcactcatctctattcacGATAATTGCCTTCTTAGTTGGTGAAGGTGCATAGATTGTTGTGATAAAGAACCAGTCTAATAACGACAGCCGCAATGGCGATCAACTGATTCTGCTGGGGAAAGAGTAGCCTGGCCATACATTACCCTGCCACGGCCCCTAGAGGAGAAATCATGGCATTACATGGTGGCCATTCTACCATGTAATACATGGATCATTGAAGTTGGCCGAAGTGAGGGCAACTGTATGTTAGCGTTCTACGTTCTAGAAGATGGATGAGGGTAATATATCCCATTAAAAAATTTCCTATTTAAAGTATTCCATAATATGTCTGTGCAGACTCAACAAAAGTTAACCAGCATTTAAAATATTCAGTTATATTAtcccatatgtaatattttaATGTAAAGGAGAAGTAAAATGTGTGCTAAGAAATCTAATTAGCTGCTGTGGCATGCCCATGTCAAACCTATCTTCTGTGAAATACAGAAACAAttatctgttttttctttttttctctctcaggatGGACCGAGCTCTCTTTCAGTTTACGCCCTGCGGTTGGGACCGGGAGAAGAAATAGTCACATCATTGTTTAAATTCGTGCAGGAGAAGAATCTAAGAGCGCCGTTTGTTATTACTTGTGTGGGCAGCGTCACCAAAGCAACACTTAGACTGGCAAATGCGGAGGCGCAGAATACCAATGAGGTACCTGACAGGTCCAATGATGTACTGGCTCAGTTTAAGTCATGCATAGATATAGCAAGATGGCCGTGGAGTGTTTCAAGAGAAGTGTACTGTTCCTAATTATGTAATTATAAGGCTTAGGTGCCAAACTACAAGCTGTTGCCGAAATCTGTTCCTTCTGTGTTTCTCAAGAAATGCAGAGAACGAGATGCATTTCCCCTGAAGGTATcctgtcatctttaatttgatATAATCTTTAATTTAACACATTGGCAATGCTGAAATAGTAAAATATGTAGGATATTTCTTATGTCACAGAGGAGATACCTCTCCTAACACAGTCTCAATTACCAGGCATACATTGCCTTCTAAGCTCTTAGAATAACAATAATATGGCGCTGGAAGATAAGAACCCTACCTTTATGATGTTTAGTTCCTTAATGTTATATGGGGTGTCATTCAAAGGATATGCAAGAATAAGCAATAAGCAACCCACATATTTATGGTTATGGCATAATTTATGTGTATTCCATTCATGGGCACCATGTTagattccttaaagaggacctttcaccactcctgacatgcctgttttaataaaaacgttatcaCCCCAGAAAGGCTGGGAGTGAAgtacgaaaatgcaaaaacaaaaaacctccctggctgaaAGTGTTAATGGTAGCACAactgctttaaagaggacctgtccccgctcctgacatgcctgttttaatagcttcatgcatccccatgtaataacaattctggagcatctattcttatgtctgtatgttgtgccattcctttattatttctactagaagttctgaataattgctagcagtctgcagtaagggtacagaggggaggtaaccagttgggggtgtgtccctgcacagactcactctatccaatcagtgctgccattttcagactgtgcagggaaatgcccctaactggttacctcccctctgtaccctgagCATGGTCGTACGTGCTCAGTTCGATGCTTGATTTACCACTGGCTGTATGTACTCCATCTAgttataaggagagagctgcagacaaCTGTAGTAGAAATGACACATCCTCTGAGCTGtgaaagggagagagctgcagcagataggacacaccacttgagctgtaatagggagagagctgtagcggaaaggacactccccctaaACTGCCAGTCTGAAGAAAATCTAGAAgagcaaaaataaataacaaatcaGCTTTACTGACCTCCACCAATCCCCCACCACTGCTGTTCCAGCACTGCTCTGCACTTCCTGTCACGGGTCAACACACTGGAAATGGTAGGAAAGACCCACTCTACCAATCATTGTCTTTATTGGGGACCTACTTCAGCCACAGATTGGATGAGCAGGCCATTCCCAGTGATGCCTGCATGtgaagccaggacaggaagtaggcACTGTTTTTTCTTTCATTCTCCTCAGAAAACACCTTCAAGGATCTTTATGAAGTAAAGATTTTTGGAGATGTCACATCAACCCTATACTGGAAATAAATAATTTTCTTCCATATTCTTATATCATTTCATCAATGTATTCCTTAGCTCTTTAATTTGCAAAGTAATTTGACTGACAccataggctagtttcacacttgtggcagggatctccgtcaggctgttccggtgcagaacagcctgtcggagttTTCCAGATCAATGCTGAATACTGCCACCTTCCCGCCagaccccattgacaataatgggTTCCATCAGAGATCTGGCTgctacccagcaaatatgctAAGAATCGGATGGACAGAAACTGCTGCACTCAGCGTTTTATGTCCAACCGATTCCCGGTATTGTCTGCTGGACCTGTCAGCCAGTACACCCAACCACAggtgtgaaacaagccttaggTAATTTCACAAATGTTTTGTTTATGTGCATTACTTTTGTCTTTCAGATAATACATTTAAAAGAGAGACTTGAAATAGTTTCTTTAGTGGGAACATTGAATGAAGATGCACACCTCCACATCTCCCTTTCCGACAAGGATGGGAAGACCACCGGTGGccatgctatgggggatctggaaGTCTTCACTACTGCAGAAATAGTGATTGGAGAGCTCAGTGATCTTCAATTCACTCGGGAGATGGATGAACGCACAGGCTTCCCAGAGCTCGTCATTAGGCCtcgttcggaaaatactacctctgCCTAGCTTCTAAATTACGTGCCATTTTTTGTACAAAACAAGAGAATGAGATAAATTTGCCTTGGAACATGTCTTTACGTTGCTCTTTGCATTATTGTATTGATCGCAGCCATTTGATCACGCACAACATAATCAGTCATGTATGAAATACACACAGCAGAATCATCTCGGTAAATTCTTTAAATGTCTGCTCATTAATTTCTGCTGTTTATCAGCATGAGTTGCATTTAATGTTCAGGGATTTTTCTTCTCTCGTCAGCTAAGGCTGATAGGTTCTACAGGGATTTTGCGAGACTGATTGGCCCAGAGAGGGTATAGGACAGTGACAATAGCTCAGAGGGCTAATGAATGTCCTGTTTGCTCATCTTTACACGGTTCCTGTAACACTAATTGGGAGGGACAGCTCAAGCAAGCACAGAAGAATGGTTATGCGCTATGCGTGACATGGATGTAGAGTAGCAGATAGGTGCCTGGTTCTGCGCTATGCTGTTTACTCTCACATATACTTCTTAAATTAATTGAATTTGCTTTAGAATTGATCTTAGAGGTCATACAAAGATAGCATTTTGTGTCCttgcaaaataataaaataattacaaCCAaaggtatacttttatttttcattCTGTGTCATTGATTTTCATAGGATAGGGTAGATCCATATATTTATTGCATCGGTCTTTATAACTTTTCCAAACCCTTAAAATTGCTTCATACATTGACAGTATACTTACTTTTCAAATGTGGTGCCATCCCCAAGTGGAATCGTACTCCCTGCTATCATCACTGTGTGGTGAAATGTCATCCATCACAGCTACAGGTCACAGGCGACCATATCACCCAGTTGCTGCCATGATATGACATCCATAGAGATGTGAGCAATTGACTGTCATAGTCAGATGTGAGGTGGGGCTGTTTTTGACATCAGGACCAGGCATAAGTGGCCACCCATAGTAAGTGACGCACAACCTGAAGACCAGGGGTATAGGAATGACACAAAAGTTAACTATACTACTATGCAAAATTTTGTGTGTGAATGATGCACAATTAATTGGTtagaaaacattttattttatttacaatttttttccatTCCATTAGTCAtagtgagggtatagctgtgtccTAAATTTAGGTGTTTTGCCATTAAAAGCTCTTGAGATAAGGCATCCTACAGAATAACCTTGCTTACTTCAAGAAAACCCTTTCTTTTTTACTATATAAGAATaataaatataattgttttttttGCGTTGGAGGAGGGGACGGCCCGGCAATTAGATGATTTAAAAACTGCTCACTCCAAAGGATACATAGCAATATCTACTGCCAACATTATACATACATGGATGTGCCAACTCTACCTGAGTGAAAGTCCCTGTTTGCAGTGCCTCTCCATTCTGCCTAATAAAAGGGGGTCAATTGTGATGAATACCCCCCTGAGCATATGGGGAGAGGTTGTTTATTTGTAAATCTTTCTATTGTAATTAtagtgaaaagaaaaaatttataaaacaaactttacATACAAAAGTAAATAAGTAAATCCTGAAGTGCTttaaagcagtggtccccaaccttttttgcaccaaggaccggggtaggggggggggggggggggggggggtctggggccaaggtgacattatactgtgtgggtccacaaggtgacattatattgCATGGGGCCACAAAGATATTATACTGTACGAGGCGGCTGggaacaaggtgacattatactgcttggggtgggccaaatggtgacattatactgcatagggtgggccaaatggtgacattatactgcatagggtgggccaaatggtgacattatactgcatggggtgggacaaatggtgacattatactgcatggggtgggccaaatggtgacattatactgcatggggtgggacaaatggtgacattatactgcatggggtgggacaaatggtgacattatactgcatggggtgggacaaatggtgacattattccGCATGGGGCAACAATCCCCCTCCATACAATAaatattttgtgtctgcatggcaTAAATAGCTGAGGgcttgctgggatttgtagtgcaCTTAAGGCCATAGGTTGCTTCTTTAACTAACTTATTGTATGATGCAAACACGAAGCATCACCTACCtcaggcagtaacagtgacaacccCATGACAGCAGCTAGGGCCCACACAGCAGACAGGGTGATGCACTGCAGGTAGTCACCAGCCCCAGTAAGCAAGCCACACTAACCTGAAAACTCTACACTTCCGACtgcgctaagccccgcccccaaTCCATTTATAGCCAATCAGCATTTGTCTTACCACTAATTAATCAGCGAGCCTGTTATAACTGCTCTCACATCAGGTGTACATGAAAGAAGCACTGGGATTGGCTGGGAACAGCGGCCTGAGGGATTGTCATACTGGTATGGAGATTGCCGTCTCCTGCATTTCTCCTTGTCTGTATTGCAGCAGCCCAGCAAACAATCATCCAGAACCCGGTCCTGGgccggttggggaccactgctttaaaggggttattcaaagtctaaaacccccccccccccccatgcccaagCTCCTCGCATACattttacttacctgcttcctggcaccTGCGTCGTTCTGTCTCcctgcacggccaccactgcaccTCCCTAGCTGCTAGCGacgtgggtgccggggagcaggtaagtataatgtatacgaggggcccgggcattggggggatCTTTTAGACTTCGGCTAATCCCTTTAACAGAAGGAAAAACAACCTTTTTAACAAATGAGTCATTTACTCTAAGCTAACtgttcacacaactttgcataaatcaatagtacaggtgaatataagaaagtttgaactatatcttatcagagaaatggGTTGTTTTTCAGTTTTGAGCTGCCCCCTTCTCCTTTCCTAAACTAACATTCTCTCTGAAATATATGATACATCCATCTTGTGAGACCAAGACAAGCCACCTGCTGACTCAAGGATCAGATTGCATGATCCCATAAAGGTCTGTGGGGATTAGAGCTGGAAGGGCCAGTGAGCAGATAGACACAGGCATGATTCAGCAGCTTATAGTAAGTGTTATATTTTAACCCcgtgctttattcacatctaagCTGCTCAGTTCTTCTCTAGAATGCCCAATGTGGTGCTTCTGAGTGATTTTGAGTGAATAAGAGTTAGGTAGCAGAATCTGCTGTCTCCATGTGATATAATTTCTGTAATCTCAACCCACCAGCTCAGGGACAACTGAAAATTACAGATGTAAGATGCAGAGGGGGA
The sequence above is a segment of the Bufo bufo chromosome 4, aBufBuf1.1, whole genome shotgun sequence genome. Coding sequences within it:
- the LOC120998845 gene encoding bifunctional protein GlmU-like encodes the protein MNPVLYLWFLLLASDTFAYIQDGPSSLSVYALRLGPGEEIVTSLFKFVQEKNLRAPFVITCVGSVTKATLRLANAEAQNTNEIIHLKERLEIVSLVGTLNEDAHLHISLSDKDGKTTGGHAMGDLEVFTTAEIVIGELSDLQFTREMDERTGFPELVIRPRSENTTSA